TTACATAGGTGGTGTGCCCAATGCATGACAGCTATCCATCAAGGAGCTGGTCAAAGAGCTTGTCGTGCCACATATGAAGAGGTGCTTGGAGGGCAGGCCCCACCTTCAAAATCATATTAGATAGGCAATGGGAAGATGTGGGATAAAAGACAAAACACAGTCACCACCTGGCCACAGGTATACATCAGACAGAGCGGTCAATCGAAGAGGAAGAGGATCTGCTCAGCTGCCAAAGGCAGACAAGTCAGCAGCCGGTGTTCAGTGTCAGGCCTGTGTGCAAGGAGCACAAACCTGCAGATGTCATTTGTGAGGCATGTAAGCACTGAGATGGCAGTTTCAGATAGCGCTGTacctgtatgattttattttgttcgTTTTATTTTCATCTATTCGGTCACATTCACTACAATTCACTACAGTTGCACTACAGACAGTTCAATTTCAGTGTTATCGGTTATCAGCGATATGTGTAAATTATGTGTGACAAAATggcaaataaacatatttaaagtgttaaatgtgttggtctaaataaccattttaacaaaatgtctttattcttttgttttttcatgcTTGCATAGATGGGTCATTTTTGACCCATGTGTGTAAACTTGATGTAGtaacaaaactaaatattaatttgtggtcattgtaaaaatatatcttGAATATTCATGGATCATGGAATTTATAGATCAGGAAAtattaaatgctgaaataaactgatttcaaaagataaaacaagaaaatgccCAGCGAAGCATGAAATAACATAGGAAATAAAAACGGGTCATTTTAGACCCATGTTGTGCATTAGAAGGGGTTTTCATAGCGTGTGCATCAAAGGGTTCAAATAAAACAAGAGATAAATCCATTTTCGTTGTTGTGGTAACAACAatacaacatacaaaactaccatattttgctataagtttgatcgcaacatataatcattgctgttaatagtgttaactgcatgatttttaccGTACACTTCTGCCAGAGGGACATCAATTTGAgattttaaacttaaattttctgtaaagctgctttgcaacgatttgcattgtgaaaagcgctatacaaataaacttgaattgaattggtaATAAACATTCTGCCACAAATGTTGTTGATTGAGCTTAACTTCTATTataccagcctggtcttgcagcaattcgtacatattttacggggtggctaattcgtacgacctcactcatacaaattcatttgatttttgctaaatcatatgtattttacgagttgccaattcgtatgaatttgtacgaatgacctaaacctaaccccgcccctaaacctgtgaggtcgtacgaattagccacctcgtaaaatacgtaccaattggtcgtgagatagcATTGATTAAACCCACAATATTAATTAAACCTACAATTTTAAAGTTTGTAAGCCCAAGTTATTGTATGGCTTCAAAAAGACTTGGAATAAAGGACACAAGTCTTGTGGACAACTTTAAATAGTACTTTTAAATCAGCTTATGGAAAATAGTAGCATTAACATCCTTCAAATCATTTCCTTTTGTGGTACACTGAAAACAAGAAAGTCTGAAACACCTGGAACAGCaagaggatgagtaaatgatgagacaTCTTTCCTTTTATGTGaactattagaaaaaaaatgttagaaatAAAAGTGTTTCAATAGCCATTACACAGGGCAAACAATCATGATTCATGGCATGTTGTGGCATGAACGTCTTGTAGTGGCCTATAACAAGGATTTAACAGATGGAAACAGCTAAGGAAATGTGTCATATACAAAAGCTGACAAGACAGCAGATTGTCTGGGGAGAGCCTCAAGGCAGCTTTGTAacgttcacacacacaaacacatttcggACATGTGGGGCTCTGTTGGGAACCAGTGCTCGCTAAtgaagtgagtgtgtgagaaaacatgtcacacacacacacgatttCCACAAAGACATAATAGAAGCAATTCTGTACACCTTCGGAGGAGGGTTTCAGTGCTCACTTCCTGTCTGGAAGCATGAAATTTTCCATTGTATGACCCCCTATTTTTACTCAGTCCCACTTCAAATTCTCAGCTGACTAATGATGACAAACCTGCACTCCTTTTCCGAGGCGGTTGTGAATACACTCTTTATCATCCTACCGATGCATGTAAAACTTGTCCCGGATCAGAGTAAAAGCCAGTAAGAACCTTGTCTAGTGTATGAAGGAGTTTTTTTGCACTTTCTGTAAATACAGCCAAGCTTCCATTCAAAGAGAGGAAGTCAGACCGTTCCTGGGGATTAAAACAAGGGCATGTGGGTTCACGTTTCCCCTCCTCCTTTTCTCTATCTCTATCCAGCTGTTTGACAAATATTACTAATGAGACTGAACAActgcctttcttttttttttttactctctttCCAGAGTATGTGGAAGCCTGTGATACAAGGCCATGCATATTCTGAAGTCTCACTCTCTCGGGAGAGAATGTAGTGAACCTGTGGCAAAGCAAATGACTCCAGTGCAAGTTATGGGGGAGGATGCTGACCTGAGAACAGCTCTGCAGCTCTCGTGGTTAGGAGACAATGGGCCCATGTTAAACAAGCTGTTCAAAACAAAAAGCCACAACTACTGATGAATGTCAAGGCTGTTATAATGTACCATCATTTAGAATGACAGAATACTTGGTTGACTGGCTACTGTCTAAAAAAACTGGGTTTCTCTATTTTTAATGGCAAAGCAGTGTGAAAAGTTGAACCTATCTTTTTATGTACCACCTTTTTGTTTCAGCATGCACTCAAGCTGGAATGAACTTTACAAGTTTATAATGCACAATCTTAATTTATACCTGGAAATAAACTATGCTTGAGtattgtgaatatgaaaaatgaataaatgtttagGCCTAAGATTTTGTACTAGAAATAGGTCACTTATCAACTGGTAACATTAACCATCTGAACTCTTTGTACAGTAGGTCAGATATATTTGCTTCCACTGAAGTGCAAGATGCTCTTTGGATGATCATTCTCAAATCATGCATGATCATCGGGTTTCACACACATTTATGGAGTTACACAAGGGAGGGATatgcaaaacacaaataaaatctcaaatccatacaaattttaaaaataaatttgcacttaaatTGTGATATCAATGATGGAATTAGTCATTAAAATGCTGTAttcaatcagaaaaaaaaataaaaaatacaaaatgcactGGACTTTTGGACCTTTGTGTAGCCTATAGGATGAACTCTGGGGGGAATTGGGACCGATTTTCAAATTTACTCTATGTAATTTTTGTTGAACTAGTCTTTAGGTAGGCTAATCTATTTGGTCTAATATATGCTTTCAAGAAGTGgtatcataaatatttaaaagaaaccGCAGAGTCCATCTTTTGCAGGAAATACATAAGCTTCTACTCCAGCCATATATGGGCACTTCTTCGGGCCACTAAACCCAGAATCTGTCACTAAAGTTGTGGCCTAAATTGCTCGAAAAGGGGGTGTGACAAagtttaataacttttgacCACAGATGATCATAACACGCACGCCATTGATCATTAGATGCACAAATATTCTTCATAACATTGGATAGTTTTTCTCCATGTTCATAGAAACAATATAGGCTATACCATAATTGTAGCGTTTTCACAAATTGTGATTATGCTGTTGTTATTGCCCTGATTATGCAATTGACATTAGGCTACTTGCAGACATGTTATTTCATTTGAATCTTGCATAGAAATCTAAATCCACAAATTCATTTGCCAAATGATTATAATTGAGTAGGCATATGCAGGTGTTTAATCTGAGGTCATCTTTTTcagtactttatttatttatttgttgttgtttttaatcttAAACGGACGTCTGTAGTTTGTATGTGTATTATTCtccaataaacataaaacaactCATCTCGgctaatgataaaaaaaaaatgttttttttaaaaagcagacTTTTATAGGACAACGCAGAACCAGCTCAAAACGTATTTGGTCATAACGTTGCAGAAATGTTCTTTATCATGATCCAGATGCGTCTTTCTGTATCTCAGCATCAGGTTCGAGAAGGACGCAAGGTGAATAGGTAGCCAACTCACGTAATGTTTGGATGGattcctcctcttctccacatccACCACTTTTACATCCAAAACTGTCCTAAACTGCATTGTGAAAACAGAGGCTTCGGGAGCACGGCTACAGAATTAAATGGACAGTCACGAAGACGTTTGCACGAATAATATCGGTGTTCCTCTTCTCAATGAAAGCAAACGATTGCTGccccgtccgtccgtccgtttAATCAGTCCGTTTATTCCCCCCTGACGTAATGTAGAAATGAAGATCGAGTAATAAATCATGCAAAACTTATATCCGTCCGCAGGAAACGCACATTCCCGTATCCATTCCTCTCACAACGCAGAGCGGATTCTCGAACCGCCGCGTTCCAGCAGAATTCGAATCGAGACGCGTTCTACAGTGTCATTCTGGAATCCGGATCGACGCGTCATAAAGGCACGAGCGCGTCCTTTGTGTGGACTACAGTAGTGAAGCTGAAGTCTGGGGGGTTCTCCTCAAAACGTGAGCGGAGCACGTCATAAAGGCCGGGGCGCATTCACCGCGAAGTCCATTCGCAGGAAGCGCGCGCACACGCTGGGATATTTGGGCAATGGGGCTGGGCTTCTTGACAAGGGCTCTGTTGCAGTTTAAGAGCCTCTACagggagaagaagaaaaaaaaatacgaGTGTTGTGTTGATATCATTGTCCTCCTTCGTAAAAGAGACAATGGCTGGATTTTACAGACCAGGCATTATTTGCTTGTTTCAGCTTGTTTAAAGGCCAATTGTGTGAGAAAAGAATGCGGTAGCGTATCTGGATTGTAATAAAATcatgtctcacacacacaccagataTGAACTGACATTTGAAAAACGTTCCATAAATACAAATGCAACATTTGCATAGTATATACGCATACAAACAGTTTAATAAAAGTCTGCTGCGCTTCTATTCCATAATATAAGAATATCACAGACAGTGCGAGACGTGATTTCTGTTACTCATATTTCCACTGAGCATACAGAGAACTGAACGCGCACAGATACAGATGTGCTCATGGACAGTTGCGTATCTATTTGCTCACAGTGACCTCCTTAGGCCGTGGAGTGTAACTACAGGTTCAAACGACCCAATTAGCTCACCCACTATAAAACCCCAGGgccgtattcatgaaaaatctcagtgctcctagtaacaaaattcGAAGAAAATTCTTAGAGATGTGGgtgtttcctcttaaaattaaagaaaattcctagtaaagaaaaaaaagtaaccCTTAAAAGTGGTTTTAAGGTCTAAATTTGTTGGTAAACTACTTTTAAAAGGCTTTAGAGTTTCTTTAGCGGTGTAGAAAATTGACAAAACAcgaagagggagaagaaatatgttgcacacaatgcatgacagtgagttaataaaacgctacacattagatcgtgcagggatcatgtttgtgactCATCTtattagaaacatgctaacatcTCCGACAGCCAGAAATGGATACATTAGCTACATTACCATCTTTGGAAACTGGAAAAAAATGCTACTATGcagcagtgatgatttgggtctgTCACAACCTTCTATAAGCAAAGTGATCACACAAACAATTACCTTattgtgtcgctgttcatttATTATCAAATACGGTAAGTAGCCTACGACACTaacagcatggtaaataaataaaaaaataaagaatatatatacatttacaatgtatatgtatacaatgtgtctgtgtgtatagtaaaacaggaaaaattacgcctataatttcaaagtgaaggcttatAATAGACCCTACACTTAAAagcgctcttttatttccttcattgacaaccaaccaatcagtCTTCAAAAGGCTGTGTCATACCTAGCAACAGCGTCAGCCCATCTTTTTAACAGGGCTATAACATTTGGGTTAAACAGTAGAAATACTCAattaataaaagtttgtttaagCTATTAAAGAGATAATCTGACATTAGGAATAATGCTTGAATATGTCTGTATGCTCTTCTTATTCTGAACCATTGGGGGGGGAAacgattaaaaaataaataaataaataaaaacaatcaattaTGTATAAAACTgactttaattatttaaataacacgtCTTCATGATTGTTTTTTAACACTGATTATATTTTatggaatttaaaaaatgacGCTACAAAACAGTGTAGTGTGCTTCTGTTGTGCTTATTATGTCACTATTGCATTCTAAGAACGTCAGGGCAACCTCCAGCACCTCTCGACTCAGATTTTGGCTGTAGCGCTGCCTCACGCTGGACAAAATATGCAGGACATGGCATCCTTTCTCAGcatctgccaaaaaaaaaaaaaaactgcatatgAGAAAGGTCCTCTACTCATGTATGAGTatatgttttgaaataatgttGCCTGCCTGTACATTATCTCATTATactaattataaaacaaaatacaataaatcaaGATTTACAAAAATTAATACTGCTTCAAATTGAAACtataatttgaaatgaaaagaaTATCAGTTATATAgtttattatacaaaataatCTGACCTGCAGTGTCTGAACAACCAGAAACAAGTCTTCCAAACagtgtaataatattaataacatgactagtatgcaaaaaaaaaaaaaaaaaactcacatttTTCCCGTTTGGTATCCTCTCGTAAAACATCCTTGATCGCTGTGTGAAGATCTTTGTCTTGCTCTGTCACCTGAAGCAGCCAATGTAccgaaaatataattatatttaaaactagtttaagacattatatgttatataaCATTTCTGTTGTGATCAAACCACattaaatcttattttaaaatcccAGTGGTACAATCCTGAAATGTGTAGAAAGCATGTGTAGGAAGCAGATATTAAACATTATCCCTTTAATTTTgttcaaagtctcctgaggtaACATTAACACTGTTTGTACTTGCTAAGAGGTGCGTGTAACCATCGCACGTACATTGTAGACTTCATCCTGGGTCCGTATTTTCCGGAATATTTGTCCCTCATCCTGGAGAACACTCAGAGTCTCTTTCAGAAGGTTTCGAATTTGTGTGGCAAATGACGTCCCGGGCTGATCTGACTCcttcagacaaaaaaaaaaaaaagcattatgaCGGATGAGTCACTTCAACAATGAATCACATTTCTGTCATGCATCATTCAAAATTACCAATTCAGCCTCCCAAAAAACTTCCAACaaataaagaacatttaaataaaatgcaaattcaaTGCATGTTCTCATTTGACTACTAAGGAAGATATCGTTAGGCTTCTCATTAGTATACTTCTCATCACCATATGCTGTTGTCCTTGAAATTCCAGACTAGCAGCATCTCATAAAAGTGCTACAGACGATCACTCCCTGCTGCCATCAAACAGCACAACACATCCTCCCTGCCGTGCCCACCATAAGTTATTCCTGGCTCTTATATTCTGTTATACTCCAGCCAAGAGTAGTGACATTGAACAAGGACAGTTTACTTTGATAGCTTTATGCATTCATCTTTTGTGTATGCAAAATCTGCATATAtcatttctatctatctatctatctatctatcagagtATAACGGAGGTCAAGGTCAGGCCCAGTACCTGTTCTGCTGAAGAACTCTGGATCAGCGGATGCAAGAGGAACTCAACATCGTATGGACGAAACCTGGCAACCTCTTTCTCTAAGAAGAACTCCTTAAGGGTGAGAACGGCCCGAGATAGCAAATAGTGGAAACGCGAGGAACCACCTGCTCTGTAAATAAAATTTAGGAGcacagaaaacatttttgtattttgtatataagGAGGAggcaacaaaagagcaatgatatgtaagtgctataacaagtctcagttagcctaatgcagtacacgtagcaaagttttttttaataaataaaaagaaaacaagcgagaacagaaaaagaatagagcaagctagtcttagaggccttttttaatatatgcatacatttttCCCTTCAACAGAATTAGGTTAATGTCACTGCAGCGTAAGATCTAAGATATCACAATCTTTCTGTCTGACTCACGCTGTGCCGCCCAGGTCATCTCCTGGCATCTGGAAGGGCTGATCATAGCACTTTCTGTACACCTGAGGCATTTCCAGCATACGCGATATCTGCTCTGCCATCACAGGGTCATCTACTTTATCTACACACAGAGTGAtgattacagaaaaataattataaatgaaacCATCTGTTTTACAAACAGCCTCAATCTAACTGATTAAACAAACTAATTATCTGCCAGAATAGCGTCTGAATCCCTGAACATTTGACTCACAGAAGGAAGTGGCGCTGATCTCCCTCGCATCCCTGGAGGTTTTGACGGTTCCTCGTACCCTCAGCAGGTCTCCGATCTCCAGCACAGTGCTCTTCTGTTCAGTCTCTTTCAGCCGTTTGAGTTCATCTTCAATGTTAAATCCTCTGGAGGATCCACTAGGATCTCTGGCTACATTAA
The genomic region above belongs to Onychostoma macrolepis isolate SWU-2019 chromosome 01, ASM1243209v1, whole genome shotgun sequence and contains:
- the stn1 gene encoding CST complex subunit STN1 yields the protein MAVNPGDADADELPSVLWGLDPVFSAYSRLYITDILQMKESRQVPGVYFYKTHPIFKVDVLGTVVYKREREDFYCYGVDDSTGVINCLCWKDEKYSDQGESTKSRDPSGSSRGFNIEDELKRLKETEQKSTVLEIGDLLRVRGTVKTSRDAREISATSFYKVDDPVMAEQISRMLEMPQVYRKCYDQPFQMPGDDLGGTAAGGSSRFHYLLSRAVLTLKEFFLEKEVARFRPYDVEFLLHPLIQSSSAEQESDQPGTSFATQIRNLLKETLSVLQDEGQIFRKIRTQDEVYNVTEQDKDLHTAIKDVLREDTKREKYAEKGCHVLHILSSVRQRYSQNLSREVLEVALTFLECNSDIISTTEAHYTVL